From the genome of Polyangiaceae bacterium, one region includes:
- a CDS encoding VWA domain-containing protein codes for MKWMAFIATLLLLAAPAFARPTVNTTWRYERGSDGQVIDGRRSVPLPIVVGNERFSTDPGIDKTILLAQMANGVRDRLAQYEAACPWPIRENRTTTCSSTTRRRIALALRQDINRWNQRALANAWIRSDTKVLDTLDLLRTLAANIEATPRLEPAPRLRAFAAAPGLGAFHAGGSLGVTGGGAQDFGFFRKLVLDGRVPDKDVLTVEGFLREFQLPLHLAPACARLVCVHPAAAFDPQQNRLYVQIGMNSAVTEATFTRKPLNLSIVLDVSGSMSATDETEKARLEWAKDALEQTVRQLDARDILSIVIFDTNSEILRRPARVNDPERIIAKVRRLSTRNTTNLEAGLRDGYMLASENVDRLSGYEHRVLLITDAGLNTGVVDESDILRLVTDNASRGIGLTALGLGENFKQEFIHGITNSRGGNYVFVHSGKDMLRYFDAFKYLVTPIAYNFRVRLGLSDIQAKLVAVNGVPTESGTQPVRPVIDLPTLFFSETGGAMLLEYELPRGE; via the coding sequence ATGAAATGGATGGCATTCATTGCAACACTGTTGCTGCTCGCCGCGCCAGCTTTTGCGCGTCCCACCGTGAATACGACATGGCGGTACGAACGCGGGAGCGACGGGCAGGTCATCGACGGGCGCCGAAGCGTCCCACTTCCGATTGTCGTGGGTAACGAACGGTTTTCGACGGACCCCGGTATCGATAAAACGATATTGCTGGCACAAATGGCGAACGGAGTCCGTGATCGTCTTGCACAGTACGAGGCGGCGTGTCCGTGGCCGATTCGCGAAAACCGCACGACGACATGCTCATCGACGACGCGAAGGCGTATTGCGCTCGCATTGCGGCAGGACATCAACCGATGGAATCAACGAGCTCTCGCGAATGCGTGGATTCGATCGGATACGAAGGTGCTCGATACGCTCGATTTGCTCCGCACCTTGGCGGCGAATATCGAGGCTACTCCGAGGCTCGAGCCTGCACCGCGACTTCGCGCATTCGCGGCAGCCCCTGGACTGGGTGCATTCCACGCTGGCGGCAGCCTTGGCGTCACCGGCGGAGGCGCCCAGGATTTTGGATTCTTCCGCAAACTCGTGCTCGATGGCCGCGTTCCAGATAAAGACGTGCTGACCGTCGAAGGCTTTTTGCGAGAATTCCAATTGCCGCTCCACTTGGCGCCTGCTTGTGCGCGGCTCGTCTGCGTACATCCGGCAGCGGCATTCGATCCGCAACAAAATCGCTTGTACGTGCAAATCGGAATGAACTCGGCCGTGACCGAAGCGACGTTCACGCGCAAACCGCTCAACCTCTCCATCGTGCTCGATGTCAGCGGCTCGATGAGCGCCACGGACGAGACGGAGAAAGCGCGCCTCGAATGGGCAAAAGACGCGCTCGAACAAACCGTACGTCAGCTCGATGCGCGCGATATCTTGTCGATCGTCATCTTCGACACGAACAGCGAGATTCTACGGCGGCCGGCGCGCGTGAACGATCCCGAGCGAATCATTGCAAAGGTCCGGCGGCTTTCGACGCGGAATACGACGAACCTCGAGGCGGGTTTGCGCGACGGCTACATGCTCGCCAGTGAAAACGTCGATAGGCTTTCGGGCTACGAGCATCGCGTCCTGTTGATAACGGACGCAGGCTTGAATACGGGCGTGGTCGACGAATCCGATATTCTGCGGCTCGTGACGGACAATGCCAGCCGGGGCATTGGTCTCACGGCGCTCGGGCTAGGGGAGAACTTCAAGCAGGAGTTCATTCATGGCATTACCAACAGCCGAGGCGGAAACTATGTTTTCGTGCACTCTGGCAAGGACATGCTGCGGTACTTCGATGCATTCAAGTACCTCGTGACGCCGATTGCCTACAACTTCCGCGTTCGGCTCGGGCTGTCGGATATCCAAGCGAAACTCGTGGCCGTCAATGGTGTACCAACGGAGTCCGGAACGCAGCCGGTGCGGCCCGTGATTGACCTACCGACGCTCTTTTTCTCGGAGACAGGAGGTGCCATGTTGCTCGAATACGAGCTTCCACGCGGCGAATGA
- a CDS encoding archease, whose protein sequence is MSGHVFEEHTGELRMRLVAPTLEGLFAEAGRALAELTLGAGDLPLPTGDPEFVTLQSTDRDALLVDWIDELIFRTERSGRIYVEFQFQRLTDKTLGALIRGAEPRELRTVVKAATFHGLHIKEDAYGFSCTVVVDV, encoded by the coding sequence ATGAGCGGCCATGTTTTCGAAGAGCACACGGGCGAGCTGCGTATGCGCCTCGTCGCACCGACGCTCGAAGGGCTCTTCGCCGAAGCAGGGCGAGCGCTGGCAGAATTGACGCTCGGCGCAGGTGATCTTCCGTTACCGACAGGTGATCCCGAATTCGTTACGTTACAATCGACGGATCGCGACGCATTGCTCGTGGACTGGATTGATGAGCTCATTTTTCGCACGGAAAGATCCGGACGAATCTATGTCGAATTCCAATTCCAGCGCCTGACCGATAAGACGCTAGGCGCGCTCATCCGAGGCGCCGAGCCGCGCGAGCTGCGCACCGTGGTCAAAGCGGCCACGTTTCATGGGCTCCACATCAAGGAAGACGCATATGGCTTTTCCTGCACGGTCGTTGTCGACGTCTGA
- a CDS encoding exonuclease domain-containing protein produces the protein MNNNPNFYLVIDLEATCDENHRIPRAQTEIIEIGAVLVDAETLTPVDEFSTFVKPVVHWKITPFCTRLTSITQADVDAAPTFREAITKLGRFVGGKDARFCSWGDYDRNQFERDASRHGVKLPFRAGHLNLKKRFSEQLGETESYGMAGALRRVGLRLEGTHHRGIDDARNIARLLPWILGRPRAAPR, from the coding sequence ATGAACAACAACCCGAACTTTTACTTGGTCATCGATCTCGAGGCGACCTGCGACGAGAATCACCGCATTCCGCGGGCGCAGACGGAGATCATCGAGATTGGCGCGGTCCTGGTGGACGCGGAGACGCTGACGCCGGTGGACGAGTTTTCGACGTTCGTCAAGCCGGTGGTTCATTGGAAGATCACGCCGTTTTGCACGCGGCTGACGAGCATCACGCAGGCGGACGTGGACGCGGCGCCGACGTTCCGCGAGGCGATCACGAAGCTGGGGCGTTTCGTTGGAGGCAAGGACGCTCGGTTTTGCTCGTGGGGCGATTACGATCGCAATCAATTCGAGCGGGACGCGTCTCGGCATGGAGTGAAGCTGCCCTTTCGGGCGGGGCACTTGAACTTGAAGAAGCGTTTTTCCGAGCAGCTCGGGGAGACCGAATCGTACGGGATGGCGGGAGCGCTACGGCGGGTAGGGCTGCGGCTCGAGGGGACGCATCACCGAGGGATCGACGATGCGCGGAACATTGCGAGGCTTTTGCCGTGGATCCTGGGACGACCGCGGGCGGCACCGAGGTGA
- a CDS encoding Rpn family recombination-promoting nuclease/putative transposase, whose product MGARAKRKRAKRSSKASPSPHNALFLRTFTVPENTASELRCILDRELVDVIDWSSLQLESSQFVGTDLLSDFSDVLYSVDVRGRKTLFHILFEHESGYKPWSLLQALRYQVDKWEEFAAQPIGRGDKRLPPILTIILHHGDGGWKSSCRFRDYFKLDDDLARMFAPYLVDYGVVVDDVSRVDAEALLQRPVTLAARLTLLCFRFVREPSRLLDELLKMKDELRVFFRGEEGNACLRGVFTYLELGAKVPEAELKMAAQFMLTGYPEIDEILNPGLTKKIFEAREKRLEAKVERAERKAQEAERKAQEAQREAERKAKQEVEKNLLLQLERRFGSLPDDAVAHVKAAASSEITEMAMRVLSAQSLDEVLRKADEQPSQDSNDTR is encoded by the coding sequence ATGGGTGCCCGTGCCAAACGCAAACGTGCGAAGCGATCGAGCAAAGCGTCGCCTTCGCCGCACAATGCTCTCTTTCTGCGGACGTTCACGGTACCGGAGAATACCGCGTCGGAACTGCGATGCATTCTGGACCGGGAGCTGGTGGACGTCATCGACTGGTCGTCGTTGCAACTGGAATCGAGTCAGTTTGTCGGCACGGACTTGCTCTCGGACTTTTCGGACGTGCTGTATTCGGTCGACGTTCGAGGGCGCAAGACATTGTTTCATATTTTGTTCGAGCACGAGAGTGGGTACAAGCCGTGGTCGTTGCTTCAAGCATTGCGGTATCAGGTCGACAAATGGGAAGAATTCGCTGCCCAACCGATCGGGCGTGGGGACAAGCGATTGCCGCCCATATTGACGATCATCTTGCATCATGGCGATGGAGGGTGGAAGTCATCGTGTCGGTTTCGAGATTACTTCAAGCTGGACGATGACTTGGCGCGGATGTTTGCGCCGTATTTGGTCGATTATGGGGTTGTCGTGGACGACGTGAGCCGAGTCGATGCCGAGGCGTTGTTGCAGCGTCCCGTCACGCTTGCAGCTCGCTTGACGTTGCTGTGTTTTCGGTTCGTCCGGGAACCGTCGAGGTTGCTCGATGAGCTGTTGAAGATGAAGGACGAGCTGCGTGTGTTTTTTCGCGGGGAGGAAGGAAATGCTTGCCTGCGGGGCGTTTTTACGTATCTTGAGCTTGGAGCGAAGGTTCCCGAAGCGGAGTTGAAGATGGCGGCGCAGTTCATGTTGACGGGATATCCGGAGATCGACGAGATCCTCAACCCAGGACTGACGAAGAAGATTTTTGAGGCGAGAGAGAAGCGGCTCGAAGCGAAGGTGGAGCGGGCGGAACGCAAGGCGCAAGAGGCTGAGCGCAAGGCGCAAGAGGCACAGCGCGAGGCGGAACGCAAGGCCAAACAAGAGGTGGAGAAGAACCTGCTGTTGCAACTCGAGCGGCGTTTCGGGTCCCTTCCGGATGACGCGGTTGCTCATGTCAAGGCTGCTGCATCGAGCGAGATCACGGAGATGGCCATGCGGGTGCTCAGCGCGCAATCGCTCGACGAGGTCTTGCGCAAGGCGGATGAGCAGCCGTCGCAGGACTCGAACGACACGCGGTGA